The window CATTCCAAGTGGGCCAGCTGAATGACCTGAGCCAGCCTCCACCAACATAGCAATAATCTCCTGGCGAATTGTATTAGCCTTGAGCTCGAGTGCCTTAACAGAGTTTTTCATGTATTCAACACCTCCATAAGTTCATGATAACGGGTCAAGATATTTTCAGCCCCAAATAAATAGCTATTAGTATTCACTACGTCAAATTTGGCGCTGGCAATTTTTTTCAAACTCTCTGTGGCTACTCCGCCATCTAAGCCAACCTCACCGTCAAAACCTAGATCACGCAATTCGACCGCACGGCTTAATACTTTAGTCTGTAACTTTTGGCCGGCAAAACCAGCTGGATAGGCCATTACCAAAATATAGCTCAACCGATCAATAAACCCCGATAATTTATCAAGCTCAGTATCTGGATTTATTGCTACTCCAGCTCTAATACCGTTGGATTTAATCTTTTCTACTGCCCCAGCGACGTCTTCCGCTCCGTCATACTGCACAATAATCGTATAGGGCCTTAATTTAACACTTGGCGCAACATACTCCTTGGGCCGCTTCACCATCAAGTGAATGTCAACCTTGAGGCCAGCCGGTGGTTGCAGATCTTGAGGTTGGACAGTACGATTATCAACCAGCTCACCATCTATAATATCTAGCTGCACTCGATCAGTTAGCTGGCGAACTAACTGAAGCTTGCGACGACATTCAGCTGAGCTAGCCTCTAAAATAGCTGGTATTACTTTGGTCATTAATTACGCTCTTCCAAATCTGAAATTTGCTCAAGTCTTCGCTCATGACGCTCTTTTCCAGAAAAAGGTGTAGTAAGCCAAATACGGGCAATCGCGCCCATTTCAGACAAGGAAAGGTGGTCGGCTGGCAAGGATAATACGTTAGAATCATTATCTTCACGAGTTTCTTTTGCTACCGCCTGATTCCAAACTAAGGCAGCTCGTACGCCATCAATTTTATTGGCAGCAATTGCCATCCCCTCGCCAGATCGACAAACCAAAATACCCATTGAGCCTGGTTCAGCAACAACCGCTTGCGCCACACTCTCGGCAAATAGTGTAAAATCATCGGCTGGATCGAGTTGAGTTGGCCCCATATCAACGACCGTAAACTCCGACTGAAGCTCAGCCTTGAGTTGATTTTTGACCTCTAACCCACCATGATCGGCCCCTAAAAATACCTTGCTTGGTCGAAACTCCCCCTCCATACTCATCGCCTCCTACTTTAGCTTCTTACCAACCAATGCGACCAGCTCAACAAGCCGATTCGAATACCCCCATTCATTGTCATACCAAGCCACAACTTTTAGCATATTGCTCCCCACTACGTTAGTGAGCTTACTGTCCACAATTGAGCTGTGGGGATTACCGATAAAATCCGATGAAACCAGCTCTTCCTCGGTATAAGCTAAGACATGCCTAAAGCGTGGGCTTGCAGCTGCTTTCTTGAGTACCTTATTCACCTCCTCAACCGTCACATCTCGCTTAACCAAGAAGGTAAAATCTGCCAGCGAAACAACCGGAGTTGGCACCCGAACTGACAGCCCCTGAAATACGCCCTCCAAAGCTGGTAGCGCTTTAGCCGCCGCAATAGTGGCACCAGTGCTAGTTGGGACAATATTTTCTGCAGCATTACGACCTTCACGCAGGTCTTTTGACGGCGCATCTTGCAATGCCTGACTAGCCGTATAACTATGGGTGGTAGTCATCATGGCTTTTTCAATTCCAAAAGCCTCTTCAATAACGGCCGCTACTGGGGTAATACAGTTTGTAGTACAGCTAGCATTAGAGTAAACATTAAATTGCTTGATGTCGAGTGCATCTTCATTCACGCCAATTACATGGGTTGCCACCTGACTGTCATCACCCTTGGCAGGGGCCGATATCACTACCTTACGAGCACCCGCTTTAATATGCAAACTAGCATCTTCTCCTTTTACAAAACGTCCAGTCGACTCAATTACAACATCAATTTTGAGCTTTTTCCACGGCAACTTCTGCGGTTCACGCTCGGCAGTTACAATAATTTTCTTACCATCTACAATAATATGGCGCTCATCAAAATCAACATCATGACGATAGGCCCCATAATTGGAGTCATGCTTTAAAAGATGCGCCAAAGTGCGAGTATCGGCTAAATCATTAATTGCAACAATCCGAATATCTGGGCGAGCAAAAGCAATCTTAAACGCATTACGACCAATCCGGCCAAAACCATTAATAGCAATTCTAATCATATCTTGAGGCATCCTTTATTTATTAAAAGCACTTATGCTTCTATTGTACGGCCTACCTCTACTTAGGACAAGCGCATTGACTAAGACTGCGGCTTCTCGGCTTGCTTAGTGTGGGGCATACATACACCATCCTTGCATTCTCCGCCTTCAAATAAAATCTTTAGTTCTTCCGGATTATGTGCACCACACAACGCTTGGCCAGTTTGAGTATTAATAAAGCTTGGTACCGCCATAAAACCTCCACAGGCAGACTCAATCAACCCAGCATACTGTCGCATCTTCTTCTCATTCTCAGAATTATTCCAAACCTCAAGTTTTACTATCTCGCCACCTAAATCTTTTTCCAGCTGAGCTACTACCGGGCGCATTGCTATGCAGTGCGGGCAAGTTTCACCGTAAAATTCAATAATATGATTAAGATTCATCCTCATCCTCCTCTTTTTTCTTGCGACCAGACAGCCAATATATGACAGCAAAGATAAATATTAGAGTTGATGTTAGAGCCGAGAGTAAACAGTACTGACACCAGGCTCGCAATACAAATGCCTGAATCGATGTCAGCCCAAGCGAGCTAATAAATCCAATTGTTGACCAAGCTAAGATTGGCAGACGTCTAATTGGCTCTCGGTTTATAACGCTAAACATCACCAAAAATAGTACCACTCCATAAAAAACCACTCCCAACATCGCCACCGGAATACCCAAGACTGGCAACTCTGCAAACCGGCTCGTCAGAACTCGCTCGCAACCACCGGTAAAACTACACGTTAAGCCATCCCTAGTGTAATGCTCGATGGTTAAAATTGTCGCATCGATTAAACCAACGACAGATAGCAAGCCAAAAACTATCTGTGGCCAACCAAAGCGCCTACTGGCCTGTGCCATACGCTGCTTCTACTGCCTGCTTTATCTTGCCCTTCAAACCTTCTGCCCCTCCATCACTCCTCATATTGAACTCAACCCCATCAATAAAGATTGTTGGAGTTCCTTGTATACCAAGCTCCAAGCCAAAATCCTTATCTCGCTTAATCGTATCCTTGCCGGTTTCAGCATTGAGATCGCGTGAGAAATCATCTGTATTCAAACCGAGCTCACGAGCGTACTCAATAAACTTATCCTTAGGATCACCTAGCTCCGCCCAATCATCTTGATTTGCATAGAGCTTATCATGCATTTCCCAAAATTTACCTTGCTTAGCTGCCGATTCTGCTGCATAGGCCGAAACCATAGCATTTTTATGAGGCGATGGATAAAGTGGAAAATGCTTAAAGACCAGCCTGACCTTACCTTCATTTTCAGCTAGAATTTCAGTTAGAGTAGGCTCAAAAGACTTACAAGCTGGGCACTGGAAGTCAGCAAACTCCGAAAGTACCACTTTAGCATCGCTTGCACCACGACTCTGTCCCTGCTTAAGCTCTTCTTTCTGCTTATCATTTAATGTTTTGGTAGTTGG is drawn from bacterium and contains these coding sequences:
- a CDS encoding RpiB/LacA/LacB family sugar-phosphate isomerase; this translates as MEGEFRPSKVFLGADHGGLEVKNQLKAELQSEFTVVDMGPTQLDPADDFTLFAESVAQAVVAEPGSMGILVCRSGEGMAIAANKIDGVRAALVWNQAVAKETREDNDSNVLSLPADHLSLSEMGAIARIWLTTPFSGKERHERRLEQISDLEERN
- the gap gene encoding type I glyceraldehyde-3-phosphate dehydrogenase, whose amino-acid sequence is MIRIAINGFGRIGRNAFKIAFARPDIRIVAINDLADTRTLAHLLKHDSNYGAYRHDVDFDERHIIVDGKKIIVTAEREPQKLPWKKLKIDVVIESTGRFVKGEDASLHIKAGARKVVISAPAKGDDSQVATHVIGVNEDALDIKQFNVYSNASCTTNCITPVAAVIEEAFGIEKAMMTTTHSYTASQALQDAPSKDLREGRNAAENIVPTSTGATIAAAKALPALEGVFQGLSVRVPTPVVSLADFTFLVKRDVTVEEVNKVLKKAAASPRFRHVLAYTEEELVSSDFIGNPHSSIVDSKLTNVVGSNMLKVVAWYDNEWGYSNRLVELVALVGKKLK
- a CDS encoding thioredoxin family protein; its protein translation is MNLNHIIEFYGETCPHCIAMRPVVAQLEKDLGGEIVKLEVWNNSENEKKMRQYAGLIESACGGFMAVPSFINTQTGQALCGAHNPEELKILFEGGECKDGVCMPHTKQAEKPQS
- a CDS encoding vitamin K epoxide reductase family protein, which gives rise to MAQASRRFGWPQIVFGLLSVVGLIDATILTIEHYTRDGLTCSFTGGCERVLTSRFAELPVLGIPVAMLGVVFYGVVLFLVMFSVINREPIRRLPILAWSTIGFISSLGLTSIQAFVLRAWCQYCLLSALTSTLIFIFAVIYWLSGRKKKEEDEDES
- a CDS encoding thioredoxin domain-containing protein; protein product: MKKYLIPILFTVVIIALLIFAVRASMSENNDVKPSSSPTTKTLNDKQKEELKQGQSRGASDAKVVLSEFADFQCPACKSFEPTLTEILAENEGKVRLVFKHFPLYPSPHKNAMVSAYAAESAAKQGKFWEMHDKLYANQDDWAELGDPKDKFIEYARELGLNTDDFSRDLNAETGKDTIKRDKDFGLELGIQGTPTIFIDGVEFNMRSDGGAEGLKGKIKQAVEAAYGTGQ